The Brenneria rubrifaciens genome has a window encoding:
- the fruB gene encoding fused PTS fructose transporter subunit IIA/HPr protein, which produces MFQLSQQDIHLGAAADSKQEAIRLVAAALTEAGCVGAAYVDGMLQREQQTSTYLGSGIAIPHGTTDTRDLVLKTGVQVFQFPQGIAWGEDQTAYVVLGIAARSDEHLALLRQLTHVLSDDRVATRLASTDSAEELRSLLMGEQQLADFRFDTSLIALDVATDNLLTLQALNAGRLQQIGAADAGFVSAAVSHRPLNLGQGIWFSGSAEGNLGSAVAVARPAEPFSVDGESVALLVTVSAVDEQARVPIDYLSNLLVARKAERLLTADAATLLALLTSDVPEENEVLTAEFTICNEHGLHTRPATMLVNVIKKFSSEITVTNLNGTGKPANGRSLMKVVALGVKKSHKLRFTASGSDAEQALAEIGEAITSGLGEGSA; this is translated from the coding sequence ATGTTCCAGTTGTCACAGCAAGATATTCATTTGGGCGCAGCGGCCGATAGCAAGCAGGAAGCCATACGGCTTGTCGCCGCCGCGCTGACCGAAGCCGGCTGTGTTGGCGCAGCGTATGTCGATGGCATGTTGCAGCGCGAACAGCAAACGTCTACGTATTTGGGAAGCGGTATCGCCATTCCCCACGGCACGACCGATACTCGCGACCTGGTATTGAAAACCGGCGTACAGGTTTTCCAGTTTCCCCAAGGTATCGCCTGGGGGGAGGATCAAACCGCTTACGTGGTTCTGGGGATTGCCGCGCGTTCCGATGAGCACCTGGCGTTGTTACGTCAGCTCACGCATGTGCTCAGTGACGATCGCGTCGCCACCCGTTTGGCCAGTACCGACTCGGCGGAAGAATTGCGCAGCCTGCTGATGGGCGAGCAGCAACTGGCCGATTTCCGTTTTGACACTTCGCTGATTGCACTGGATGTGGCGACGGACAATCTGCTGACGCTCCAGGCGCTGAACGCAGGACGCCTGCAACAAATCGGCGCTGCGGATGCCGGTTTCGTCAGCGCGGCCGTCAGCCACAGGCCGCTAAATCTGGGCCAGGGCATCTGGTTCAGCGGCAGCGCAGAAGGGAATCTCGGCAGCGCGGTCGCGGTTGCCCGTCCTGCCGAACCGTTTAGCGTTGACGGTGAGTCGGTGGCGTTGCTGGTAACGGTATCCGCCGTGGATGAACAAGCGCGGGTACCGATTGATTACCTGAGCAATCTGTTGGTTGCGCGCAAAGCTGAACGTCTGCTGACCGCGGATGCGGCGACATTACTGGCGCTGCTGACCAGCGATGTGCCGGAAGAAAATGAAGTGCTGACGGCAGAATTCACGATTTGCAACGAACACGGCCTGCATACGCGCCCAGCTACGATGCTGGTCAACGTGATCAAAAAGTTCAGCAGTGAAATAACTGTAACGAATCTCAATGGCACCGGGAAACCGGCGAATGGGCGTAGTCTGATGAAAGTTGTCGCATTGGGTGTGAAAAAAAGCCACAAACTGCGCTTTACTGCAAGTGGTAGTGATGCTGAACAAGCCCTGGCCGAGATCGGCGAGGCCATTACTTCTGGTTTAGGCGAGGGTTCAGCATGA
- a CDS encoding sugar efflux transporter, translating into MHTPVSTPRRHSDLTSPAFLVIAFLTGIAGALQLPTLSLFLSNEVQVRPFLVGMFYTGNAVIGIIVSQLLATYSDRRGDRKTLIFKCCLLGALGCVLFAWNRNYFILLFIGVLLSSFGSTANPQLFALAREHADRTGREAAMFSSILRAQISLSWVVGPPIAFALALGFGFTSMYLAAAVVFVLCGTLVKLFLPSMPKVMVKTSATLEAPRRNRRDTLLLFTACTLMWTCNGIYIINMPLYLVHELQLPEKLAGIMMGTAAGLEIPTMLIAVFVAKRFGKRFLMRLAISAGLLFYAALLSLDSEIALLTLQLLNAIFIGILAGIGMLYFQDLMPGQAGAATTLFTNTTRVGWIISGSLAGLVAEIWSYHAVFYIALVMIIGAGYCMWRIKDA; encoded by the coding sequence ATGCACACACCCGTTAGCACACCCCGACGTCATTCCGACCTGACTTCGCCCGCATTTTTAGTCATCGCTTTTCTGACCGGGATTGCAGGCGCGTTACAGCTACCGACGCTCAGCCTTTTCCTCTCCAACGAAGTGCAGGTGCGGCCCTTTCTGGTCGGCATGTTCTATACCGGCAACGCGGTCATCGGCATTATTGTCAGCCAGTTGCTGGCGACCTATTCAGATCGTCGAGGCGATCGTAAGACACTGATATTCAAATGTTGTCTGCTGGGTGCGTTGGGCTGTGTGCTGTTCGCCTGGAACCGGAATTACTTTATTCTGCTGTTTATAGGCGTGCTGCTCAGCAGTTTTGGTTCGACCGCCAACCCGCAACTGTTTGCACTGGCGCGTGAACATGCGGATCGAACCGGGCGTGAAGCAGCCATGTTCAGTTCGATTCTGCGGGCTCAGATCTCCCTCTCGTGGGTGGTCGGGCCGCCGATAGCCTTTGCGTTGGCCCTGGGGTTCGGGTTTACTTCCATGTATCTGGCGGCCGCCGTGGTTTTCGTGCTCTGCGGCACGCTGGTCAAACTGTTTCTGCCTTCCATGCCGAAGGTCATGGTAAAAACCAGCGCCACGCTTGAAGCCCCGCGCCGAAACCGCCGCGATACCCTGTTGCTATTTACCGCCTGTACGCTGATGTGGACCTGTAACGGCATTTACATCATCAATATGCCGCTCTATCTGGTGCATGAGCTACAGCTACCTGAAAAACTGGCGGGCATCATGATGGGAACCGCCGCCGGGCTGGAAATTCCAACCATGCTGATCGCGGTATTTGTCGCCAAACGTTTTGGTAAACGCTTTCTCATGCGTCTGGCTATTTCTGCGGGTCTGTTGTTTTATGCCGCCTTACTGTCACTCGACAGCGAAATAGCCTTGCTGACATTACAGTTGCTGAACGCGATCTTCATCGGCATCCTCGCGGGGATCGGCATGCTGTATTTTCAAGATTTGATGCCCGGTCAGGCTGGCGCCGCCACCACGTTGTTCACCAATACCACCCGCGTGGGCTGGATTATCTCGGGTTCGCTGGCGGGCCTGGTGGCGGAAATCTGGAGTTATCACGCCGTGTTTTATATCGCGCTGGTGATGATCATCGGGGCGGGTTACTGCATGTGGCGTATCAAAGACGCCTGA
- a CDS encoding YkgJ family cysteine cluster protein yields MDCRPDCGACCIAPSISSPLPGMPNGKPANTRCLHLEADIRCGLFHSPLRPAVCSGLQARADMCFSHRDDALIYLIKLETQTAP; encoded by the coding sequence ATGGACTGTCGCCCCGATTGCGGCGCCTGTTGTATCGCACCTTCCATATCCAGCCCGTTACCCGGCATGCCAAATGGCAAACCGGCGAATACGCGTTGCCTGCATCTGGAAGCGGATATACGCTGCGGACTGTTTCATTCCCCGCTCCGGCCGGCAGTTTGTTCGGGCTTGCAGGCGAGGGCCGACATGTGCTTCAGCCACCGCGACGACGCGCTGATTTACCTGATCAAACTGGAAACGCAGACGGCCCCTTGA
- the yeiP gene encoding elongation factor P-like protein YeiP, translating to MARANEIKRGMVVNDNGKLLLVKDVDIQSPSARGASTLYKMRFSDVRTGLKVEERFKGDDILDTITLTRRSVTFSYIDGDEYVFMDDEDYTPYNFKKDQIEEELLFIPEGGMPGIQVLTWDGQIIALELPQTVDMEITDTAPGIKGASASARNKPATMSTGLTIQVPEYLSAGDKIRIHIPERRYMGRAE from the coding sequence ATGGCAAGAGCGAACGAAATTAAACGCGGCATGGTCGTGAACGATAACGGCAAGCTGTTATTGGTAAAGGATGTCGATATCCAAAGCCCTAGCGCCCGCGGCGCCAGTACATTATACAAAATGCGCTTTTCTGACGTCCGTACTGGGCTGAAAGTGGAAGAGCGTTTTAAAGGTGATGATATTCTCGACACCATCACCCTGACCCGCCGTTCAGTCACCTTCTCCTATATTGATGGCGACGAATATGTCTTTATGGATGATGAAGACTACACGCCTTATAACTTCAAGAAAGATCAGATCGAGGAAGAGCTGCTGTTCATACCTGAAGGCGGTATGCCGGGTATTCAGGTACTGACCTGGGACGGACAGATTATTGCGCTGGAATTGCCGCAAACGGTAGATATGGAAATTACCGACACGGCGCCCGGCATCAAAGGCGCCTCCGCCAGCGCCCGCAACAAACCGGCGACCATGAGCACCGGTCTGACCATTCAGGTTCCAGAATACCTGAGCGCGGGTGATAAAATCCGCATTCATATTCCTGAGCGCCGTTATATGGGCCGCGCGGAGTAA
- a CDS encoding CobW family GTP-binding protein: MPTKVNLITGFLGSGKTTTIRHLLSQKSENEIWAVLVNEFGEIGIDGALLNDCGAFVKEIPGGCMCCVNGLPMQVGLNMLLQQKKPHRLLIEPTGLGHPKQILSLLTGESYQPWLTLQATLCLLDARQLSDARYTANENFRDQLAAADIIIANKQETYLDADITALKQWRQANGDDRPVVSASQGRVDRQLIDRPRHNLRKLPDGAHHHSNLPGQGLAALKLPGGETWRRSLTHGQGYHACGWIFSRDTTFDTAALLDWVRLSPVNRVKGIMRIKEGTLIVNRQGDDLHIEIKSVAPLDSRIEVINETAAEWNTLQTALLKARLALS; this comes from the coding sequence TTGCCAACTAAAGTCAATCTCATCACCGGCTTCTTAGGAAGCGGCAAAACCACCACCATCCGCCACCTGTTATCACAAAAATCTGAAAATGAAATCTGGGCGGTGCTGGTCAATGAATTTGGTGAAATCGGCATTGACGGCGCGTTGCTGAATGACTGCGGCGCATTCGTGAAAGAAATTCCCGGCGGCTGCATGTGCTGCGTGAATGGGTTACCTATGCAAGTCGGGCTGAACATGTTGTTACAGCAGAAAAAGCCCCACCGCCTGTTGATCGAACCTACCGGCCTCGGTCATCCCAAACAAATTCTCTCCCTGCTGACCGGCGAAAGTTATCAACCGTGGCTAACATTGCAGGCGACGCTGTGTCTGCTGGATGCGCGCCAATTGAGTGATGCCCGTTATACCGCGAATGAAAACTTTCGCGATCAACTGGCTGCGGCCGACATTATTATCGCCAACAAACAGGAAACTTACCTGGATGCCGACATTACCGCCCTTAAACAATGGCGGCAGGCGAACGGCGACGATCGTCCAGTCGTCAGCGCAAGCCAGGGACGGGTAGACCGACAACTGATCGATCGGCCACGACATAACCTACGCAAACTACCTGACGGCGCACATCATCATTCCAACCTGCCGGGTCAGGGACTGGCCGCGCTAAAACTCCCCGGCGGAGAAACCTGGCGACGTTCCCTAACTCACGGTCAGGGTTATCACGCCTGCGGCTGGATTTTCTCTCGCGACACCACCTTTGATACGGCAGCCTTGCTGGACTGGGTTCGACTGTCGCCCGTCAATCGTGTGAAAGGGATAATGCGAATCAAGGAAGGGACATTGATCGTCAATCGTCAGGGAGACGACCTGCACATCGAGATCAAATCCGTGGCACCGCTCGACAGCCGCATTGAAGTGATTAACGAAACGGCAGCGGAATGGAACACGCTGCAAACCGCCTTGTTAAAAGCCCGTTTGGCGTTGTCTTGA
- the mepS gene encoding bifunctional murein DD-endopeptidase/murein LD-carboxypeptidase, producing MVKSQPILRYIWRALPAVAIAMTLSACSSNNVSNQKAQTDMLAVNDKDSLLLQASQDEFEAMVRNVDIKSKLLNQYASWKGVRYRLGGDSRRGIDCSAFVQRTFREQFGMDLPRSTYEQRDIGEKVARTKLRPGDLVLFRAGSTGRHIGIFLGNNQFVHASTSSGVMISNMGDTYWNKRYQEARRVLSKGTNS from the coding sequence ATGGTCAAATCTCAACCGATTCTGAGATATATCTGGCGGGCGCTGCCTGCTGTTGCGATTGCGATGACGCTTTCCGCTTGTAGTAGCAACAATGTTTCAAATCAGAAAGCGCAAACTGATATGCTCGCAGTGAATGATAAAGACAGTCTTTTACTTCAAGCCTCTCAGGATGAATTTGAAGCGATGGTTCGTAATGTGGATATCAAATCCAAATTACTGAATCAATACGCCAGTTGGAAAGGTGTACGCTACCGCTTAGGTGGTGACAGCCGCCGTGGCATTGATTGCTCAGCATTTGTTCAACGGACTTTCCGTGAACAGTTCGGTATGGACTTACCTCGTTCAACTTATGAACAACGGGACATCGGCGAAAAGGTCGCGCGCACGAAATTGCGCCCCGGCGATCTGGTTCTGTTCCGCGCAGGCTCTACCGGCCGCCATATCGGGATTTTTCTCGGCAACAATCAATTTGTACATGCGTCAACCAGCAGTGGCGTTATGATTTCCAACATGGGCGACACTTATTGGAACAAACGTTATCAGGAAGCCCGTCGCGTGCTGAGTAAAGGGACTAACAGCTAA
- a CDS encoding extracellular solute-binding protein, which yields MLKRVLTAVLFYAVHLGSYADAIDQSTFFALLGEPKYGADFRHFDYVNPDAPKGGSITLSALGTFDNFNRFALRGVAAVRTDRLYDSLFVPSDDEPGSYYPLVALSTRHSHDFQWIEVSLNPRARFHDGSPITAADVAFTYNMFMTQGVPQFRLYFKNVTVKVVAPLTVRFDFPVPDKNRMFSLLTLPIMPEKFWKNHNFSEPLSYPPLASGPYRITAYRMGQYVTYSRVKDYWGADLPVNKGQYNFDKIRYDYYLDDSVALEAFKAGAFDLREESSPKHWATQYQGGNFERGYIIKQDQENQSAQDTRWLAFNIQRPIFSDRRVRQALTLAFDFNWMNKALYYGAYQRADSYFQNTEYAAQGEPGAEELVWLTPLKDKVPPEVFGPRYQPPSSDGSGYDRKNWLKALALLKEAGWELKNQRLVSRQTGKPFTFELLLPSAANSQYVLPFQQSLKKLGIAMTVRNIDSAQFNSRVRSRDFDMTATLYPAFLYPSDNLQMWWSSQYIDSTYNTSGVSDPAIDSLVNEITRRQGQKTPLLSLGRALDRVLTWNQFMIPMWYSNHDRFAYWNKFAMPAVRPAYSLGFDGWWYDAKQAATLPAEQR from the coding sequence ATGTTGAAACGCGTCCTTACTGCTGTGTTGTTTTACGCCGTGCATTTGGGAAGCTATGCCGATGCAATCGACCAAAGCACGTTTTTTGCACTTTTGGGCGAACCTAAGTACGGCGCGGACTTCCGCCACTTTGACTATGTCAATCCTGACGCGCCGAAAGGCGGCAGTATCACGCTTAGCGCGCTTGGTACATTCGATAACTTCAACCGCTTCGCACTGCGCGGCGTAGCTGCCGTGCGCACCGACCGGCTTTATGATTCGCTGTTCGTGCCATCCGATGACGAACCAGGCAGCTATTATCCTTTGGTGGCGCTATCAACCCGTCACTCTCATGATTTCCAATGGATTGAAGTCAGCCTGAATCCACGCGCACGTTTCCATGATGGCTCGCCAATTACCGCTGCGGATGTGGCTTTCACTTACAACATGTTTATGACACAAGGGGTGCCGCAGTTTCGCCTCTATTTCAAAAACGTCACCGTGAAAGTCGTCGCTCCGCTTACCGTACGTTTCGACTTTCCGGTTCCCGATAAGAACCGCATGTTCAGCCTGCTCACACTGCCAATCATGCCGGAGAAGTTCTGGAAAAATCACAACTTTAGCGAACCGTTATCTTATCCTCCACTAGCCAGCGGCCCCTACCGCATTACCGCTTACCGTATGGGACAATACGTCACCTACTCTCGCGTTAAGGATTACTGGGGCGCCGATCTCCCAGTCAACAAAGGACAGTACAACTTCGATAAGATTCGCTACGATTACTATCTTGATGACAGTGTTGCACTGGAAGCCTTTAAAGCTGGCGCATTCGATCTGCGGGAAGAAAGTTCGCCAAAGCACTGGGCGACGCAATATCAGGGCGGCAACTTTGAGCGAGGCTACATCATTAAACAGGATCAGGAAAATCAGTCAGCACAGGACACCCGGTGGCTGGCCTTTAACATCCAGCGACCGATATTTAGCGATCGTCGGGTTCGGCAGGCGTTGACGCTGGCCTTTGATTTTAACTGGATGAACAAAGCGCTTTATTACGGTGCCTATCAGCGTGCCGATAGCTACTTTCAGAATACCGAATATGCCGCGCAGGGTGAGCCAGGTGCTGAAGAATTAGTCTGGCTGACGCCACTGAAAGATAAAGTACCGCCGGAAGTGTTCGGCCCGCGTTATCAGCCGCCTTCATCCGATGGCAGCGGCTACGATCGAAAAAACTGGCTAAAAGCATTGGCGCTGCTCAAAGAAGCGGGATGGGAATTGAAAAATCAGCGTTTGGTCAGCCGTCAGACAGGTAAGCCATTCACCTTTGAATTGCTGTTGCCCAGCGCGGCGAATTCCCAGTACGTATTACCTTTCCAGCAGAGCCTGAAAAAGTTGGGTATCGCCATGACGGTACGCAACATCGACAGCGCCCAGTTTAATAGCCGTGTGCGCAGCCGCGACTTTGATATGACAGCAACACTGTACCCCGCCTTTCTCTACCCCAGCGATAACCTGCAAATGTGGTGGAGCTCGCAATATATTGACTCCACCTACAATACGTCTGGCGTGAGCGATCCGGCAATTGATTCGCTGGTTAATGAGATTACCCGACGCCAGGGACAAAAAACGCCGCTATTGTCGTTGGGTCGGGCGCTGGACAGAGTGCTGACCTGGAATCAGTTTATGATCCCCATGTGGTATTCCAATCATGACCGTTTCGCCTATTGGAACAAGTTTGCCATGCCTGCGGTGCGCCCGGCTTATTCATTAGGTTTTGATGGCTGGTGGTACGATGCTAAACAGGCCGCTACGCTGCCGGCAGAGCAACGTTAA
- a CDS encoding microcin C ABC transporter permease YejB has translation MGTYLLRRLLLVIPTLWAIITINFFIVQIAPGGPVDQAIAAIEMGHGSGYTASSGMDAGMARSGNAGAPNIENAYRGSRGLDPEVIEEITRRYGFDKPIHERYFKMLWDYARFDFGDSLFRGSSVMQLIKESMPVSITLGLWSTLIIYLVSIPLGIKKAVKNGTAFDTWSSTLIIIGYAIPAFLFAILLIVLFAGGGYLDWFPLRGLVSSNFDTLPWYGKITDYLWHIALPVLATVIGGFATLTMLTKNAFMDEIRKQYVVTARAKGLDEKSILYRHVFRNAMLLVIAGFPATFISMFFTGSLLIEVMFSLNGLGLLGYDATLQRDYPVMFGTLYIFTLIGLLLNIISDMTYTLVDPRIDFEGRQ, from the coding sequence GTGGGAACTTACTTATTACGCCGCCTGTTACTGGTGATCCCGACATTATGGGCGATTATCACCATTAACTTCTTTATTGTGCAAATCGCGCCGGGCGGTCCGGTTGATCAGGCGATTGCCGCGATTGAAATGGGCCACGGCAGCGGATATACCGCCAGCAGCGGAATGGATGCAGGCATGGCCCGCTCAGGCAACGCCGGTGCGCCGAATATTGAGAACGCCTACCGGGGTTCTCGCGGACTCGATCCCGAAGTAATCGAGGAAATCACCCGGCGTTACGGTTTTGACAAGCCGATTCATGAACGTTATTTCAAAATGTTGTGGGATTATGCGCGTTTTGACTTCGGCGACAGCCTGTTCCGTGGTTCCTCTGTGATGCAGTTAATCAAAGAAAGTATGCCGGTTTCCATCACGCTGGGGCTGTGGAGTACGCTGATTATCTATCTGGTATCCATACCGCTGGGGATCAAAAAAGCAGTCAAAAACGGCACCGCCTTTGATACCTGGAGTAGCACGCTGATTATCATCGGTTACGCCATTCCCGCTTTTCTGTTTGCAATTTTGCTGATTGTTTTGTTTGCCGGCGGCGGCTATCTGGACTGGTTCCCACTGCGCGGGCTGGTGTCCAGCAATTTTGATACCTTGCCCTGGTACGGCAAGATTACCGACTATCTGTGGCATATTGCCCTACCTGTGCTGGCGACCGTGATTGGCGGCTTCGCCACGCTGACCATGTTGACGAAAAACGCGTTCATGGACGAAATCCGTAAGCAGTATGTGGTGACCGCAAGGGCCAAAGGGCTGGATGAAAAAAGCATTCTCTATCGTCATGTATTCCGCAACGCCATGCTGTTGGTGATTGCCGGGTTCCCGGCCACCTTTATCAGTATGTTTTTCACCGGATCGCTGTTGATTGAAGTGATGTTCTCTCTCAACGGCCTGGGTTTGTTAGGCTATGACGCCACGCTGCAACGCGATTATCCGGTGATGTTCGGGACGCTGTACATTTTTACGCTGATCGGTCTGTTATTAAATATTATCAGCGATATGACCTATACGCTGGTTGACCCGCGTATTGATTTTGAGGGACGCCAATGA